One region of Actinomycetota bacterium genomic DNA includes:
- a CDS encoding NAD(P)/FAD-dependent oxidoreductase translates to MKEYDVVVIGAGFGGPVAAKKCAEAGFRTLMLERSARVGEKVISGLTIPFYGFLFGPAFIRDGNPPIERPVDGIINYIIKDIEAGDIEIDDSLRIPRPLSPILAFGYNAYCRPFCQWEAEKAVESGVELRTSTTVVELLKEDGRVVGVKTDKGEEIRARLVIDGEGSQGLLAVGAGIREKYPPEVISLADVYDYEMAKEDVDEVFGYTLRFCWGWDEQRIAPPLGHGNGLMVWPYRESVHFCQDQCLAMDDGKVPNLRKLFEEYHRNLTSGLPWWREEIAPRARLRARVFENFEIFVGLNERLRAMPNHADGIILIGDAAGLESTELCDGVPAAWFSADIAADVAIEALRAGDVSASFLSRYDQRVRAHPIIQWSITAPHRYNLRFAQEHHSLEELRRYVHDGWGLGGFAFMSSALVKMILQAIREDPMIITSWLRMFPRYYYNWLYERYDYSGGRGEPARDHSREPRVAQAVLRAGFKLMDSALALGAPLVKAAAGLLEPVARFANPAMKVLLPGIEALMRGWKKVEPALAPLSDRMIDFVGRADPAVFAAPRKGGG, encoded by the coding sequence ATGAAGGAATACGACGTGGTGGTGATCGGCGCCGGGTTCGGCGGGCCGGTGGCGGCCAAGAAATGCGCCGAGGCGGGGTTCAGGACCCTCATGCTGGAGAGATCCGCCCGGGTGGGCGAAAAGGTCATCTCCGGCCTCACCATACCCTTCTACGGCTTCCTCTTCGGGCCGGCCTTCATCCGGGACGGCAACCCGCCCATCGAGAGGCCGGTGGACGGCATCATCAACTACATCATCAAGGATATCGAGGCGGGCGACATCGAGATCGACGATTCCCTGCGCATCCCGCGTCCCCTTTCCCCCATCCTCGCCTTCGGCTACAACGCCTACTGCCGGCCCTTCTGCCAGTGGGAGGCGGAGAAGGCGGTGGAGTCCGGGGTGGAGCTGCGCACCTCCACCACCGTCGTCGAGCTGCTGAAGGAAGACGGGCGCGTGGTGGGGGTGAAAACGGACAAAGGAGAGGAGATACGGGCGCGGCTGGTCATCGACGGAGAGGGCTCCCAGGGCCTGCTGGCGGTGGGGGCGGGTATCCGCGAGAAATACCCGCCGGAGGTGATCTCCCTCGCCGACGTCTACGATTACGAGATGGCCAAGGAGGACGTGGACGAGGTGTTCGGGTACACCCTGCGCTTCTGCTGGGGTTGGGACGAGCAGAGGATCGCGCCGCCCCTGGGGCACGGAAACGGGCTCATGGTGTGGCCCTACCGCGAGAGCGTCCACTTCTGCCAGGACCAATGCCTGGCCATGGACGACGGGAAGGTGCCCAACCTGCGCAAGCTCTTCGAGGAATACCACCGCAACCTCACCTCCGGCCTGCCGTGGTGGAGAGAGGAGATCGCGCCCCGGGCGAGGCTGCGGGCGAGGGTGTTCGAGAACTTCGAGATCTTCGTGGGCCTGAACGAGAGGCTGCGCGCCATGCCCAACCACGCCGACGGCATCATCCTCATCGGCGACGCCGCGGGGCTGGAGAGCACCGAGCTCTGCGACGGCGTTCCGGCGGCCTGGTTCTCGGCGGACATCGCCGCCGACGTGGCCATCGAGGCGCTGCGGGCGGGGGACGTCTCCGCCTCTTTCCTCTCCCGCTACGACCAGCGCGTCCGCGCCCATCCCATCATCCAGTGGTCTATCACCGCCCCCCACCGCTACAACCTCCGCTTCGCGCAGGAGCATCACAGCCTGGAGGAGCTGCGCCGCTACGTGCACGACGGCTGGGGGCTGGGGGGATTCGCCTTCATGAGCTCGGCGCTGGTGAAGATGATCCTCCAGGCGATACGGGAGGACCCCATGATCATCACCTCCTGGCTGCGCATGTTCCCGCGCTACTACTACAACTGGCTCTACGAGAGGTACGACTACAGTGGGGGCAGAGGCGAGCCGGCGCGCGATCACTCGCGCGAGCCCAGGGTCGCCCAGGCGGTGCTGCGGGCGGGTTTTAAGCTCATGGATTCCGCCCTCGCCCTCGGCGCTCCCCTGGTGAAGGCCGCGGCGGGCCTGCTCGAGCCAGTTGCGCGTTTCGCCAACCCCGCCATGAAAGTTCTGCTCCCGGGCATCGAGGCCCTGATGCGGGGATGGAAGAAAGTGGAACCAGCGCTGGCTCCCCTGAGCGACAGGATGATCGATTTCGTGGGCCGGGCCGACCCGGCCGTGTTCGCGGCGCCGCGGAAGGGAGGCGGTTGA
- a CDS encoding cysteine hydrolase, whose protein sequence is MSASFHNLETPYTRLHPERCALLVIDAQNDWGDPGGVKPMPDLERVMPNLVEVVETFRRAERLIIHVVRLYLEDASNVDLCRRWQFERGETRAVVAGSWGSQLVSALNPTGAELDFPALLEGRMQELSPREFIMYKPRFGAFHRTPLKDFLDARDIDSVVIAGITFPNCVLATQLGATDNDLRVGLVPEACTQTEEAGLRAMQNKGVQLMSVEGLKAFLGTA, encoded by the coding sequence ATGAGCGCATCCTTTCACAACCTGGAGACGCCCTATACCCGGCTGCATCCCGAACGCTGCGCCCTTCTGGTCATCGACGCCCAGAACGACTGGGGAGACCCGGGCGGGGTGAAGCCCATGCCGGACCTTGAACGCGTCATGCCCAACCTCGTGGAGGTGGTGGAAACCTTCCGCCGCGCGGAGCGCCTCATCATCCACGTGGTGCGCCTCTACCTGGAGGACGCGAGCAACGTCGACCTCTGTCGCAGGTGGCAGTTCGAGCGGGGCGAGACGCGAGCGGTGGTGGCGGGCTCCTGGGGATCGCAGCTGGTCTCCGCCCTCAACCCCACAGGAGCGGAGCTGGACTTCCCCGCGCTGCTGGAGGGGCGCATGCAGGAGCTGAGCCCGCGCGAGTTCATCATGTACAAGCCCCGCTTCGGCGCCTTCCACCGTACCCCCCTCAAGGACTTCCTGGACGCAAGGGATATCGACAGCGTGGTCATCGCGGGCATCACCTTCCCCAACTGCGTGCTCGCCACCCAGCTGGGGGCGACGGACAACGACCTCCGGGTGGGACTCGTGCCCGAGGCATGCACTCAGACGGAAGAAGCGGGACTGCGGGCCATGCAGAATAAGGGCGTGCAGCTGATGAGCGTGGAGGGACTCAAGGCGTTTCTGGGCACGGCCTGA
- a CDS encoding C_GCAxxG_C_C family protein gives MGEDKSTEEFLDRLAQKAGDHMQAYGSCAQGTLRALQEEFGLGNAEVLKAATAMPGVALRGETCGAVLGAIMALGLAFGREKPDEYEAFMLTQRAAHRLCRHFAEEFGSCMCSDIHMRLFGRRFDLTDPRDMEAFAAAGASERCRKPVGWAARAAGRMILEARQ, from the coding sequence ATGGGGGAGGACAAGTCGACGGAGGAGTTCCTGGACCGCCTGGCGCAGAAGGCGGGGGATCACATGCAGGCCTACGGGAGCTGCGCGCAGGGGACCCTGCGCGCCCTGCAGGAGGAGTTCGGCCTGGGCAACGCCGAGGTCCTCAAGGCGGCCACGGCCATGCCTGGCGTCGCATTGCGGGGCGAGACCTGCGGCGCGGTGCTGGGAGCGATCATGGCGCTGGGCCTGGCCTTCGGGCGCGAGAAGCCGGATGAATACGAGGCTTTCATGCTCACCCAGCGGGCCGCGCACCGCCTCTGCCGCCACTTCGCGGAGGAGTTCGGCAGCTGCATGTGCTCGGACATCCACATGCGCCTCTTCGGACGCCGTTTCGACCTCACCGACCCCAGGGACATGGAGGCGTTCGCGGCCGCCGGCGCCTCCGAGCGATGCCGCAAGCCCGTGGGCTGGGCCGCGCGCGCGGCGGGGAGGATGATCCTGGAGGCCCGGCAATAG
- a CDS encoding CapA family protein encodes MGLLRRALLPWTSAAGLLDRSAGRRPRFRPGIRPEVRGDGGRRFAFLAYNAISGSINAGEGRPGVAWFDMQPYAPDDPRDMAAMKEAVARAKAEADFVVVGFRWSVEYTQQPSSSMRAAAHTACDAGAEMVIGSHPHIIQPYEYYNGSLIAYTLGNFVFDQMWAKYTREGFFLRCRLKGDLLTQVELVPYRICDCCQPNVLEGESGQYLLDRLLGISGIAAE; translated from the coding sequence ATTGGTCTGCTCCGCCGGGCTCTTCTGCCCTGGACGTCCGCCGCCGGCCTCCTTGACCGCTCCGCGGGGCGGCGGCCGCGATTCCGGCCAGGCATACGCCCCGAGGTTCGTGGAGACGGGGGCCGAAGGTTCGCCTTCCTCGCCTACAACGCCATCTCCGGCAGCATCAACGCGGGGGAGGGAAGGCCGGGCGTGGCCTGGTTCGACATGCAGCCCTACGCCCCCGACGACCCCCGGGACATGGCGGCGATGAAGGAGGCCGTGGCGCGGGCCAAGGCAGAGGCGGACTTCGTCGTGGTGGGATTTCGCTGGAGCGTGGAGTACACGCAGCAACCATCTTCTTCCATGCGCGCCGCTGCCCATACGGCATGCGATGCAGGGGCGGAAATGGTCATCGGCAGTCATCCCCACATCATCCAGCCGTACGAGTACTACAACGGGAGCCTCATCGCCTACACCCTAGGCAACTTCGTCTTCGACCAGATGTGGGCGAAATACACCCGCGAGGGGTTCTTCCTCCGCTGCCGCCTGAAGGGTGACCTGCTCACGCAGGTGGAGCTGGTCCCCTACAGGATCTGCGATTGCTGCCAGCCCAACGTGCTGGAGGGAGAGTCGGGACAGTACCTGTTGGACAGGTTATTGGGCATTTCCGGCATCGCGGCGGAATGA
- a CDS encoding 4Fe-4S binding protein translates to MTRTYEEFPGVEWVEGAGQFIRVIEERCSGCANCVKVCLADCYEISGKKARIRDLDRCMECASCWYVCPEDAIAFSWPPGGTGFRTDWG, encoded by the coding sequence ATGACCAGGACCTACGAGGAGTTCCCGGGCGTGGAATGGGTGGAGGGCGCGGGCCAGTTCATCCGGGTCATCGAGGAGCGGTGCAGCGGTTGCGCCAACTGCGTCAAGGTATGCCTGGCTGACTGCTACGAGATCTCGGGAAAGAAGGCGCGCATCCGTGACCTGGACAGGTGCATGGAGTGCGCCTCCTGCTGGTACGTCTGCCCCGAGGACGCCATCGCCTTCTCCTGGCCGCCGGGGGGAACGGGGTTCCGCACCGACTGGGGGTAG
- a CDS encoding alpha-L-fucosidase — protein sequence MRRRTSWVLLLFVPALVLLPLPGCTLDDYVLVNSHQVPEWFQDAKFGVLVHYGPYNVPGWAPLEEPGDFFQPDFFKHHPYAEWYWNSMKIEGSPTQQYHRETYGEGFSYYDFGPLFNDDAREADLEEWADIFQDAGVKYVVLTGKHHDGYCLWPTEHENPLRPGWHCERDVVGDLCAAVRARGMRMGLYYSPGLDWTFTEDRAITGVLDLMSHIPQTPEFTRYVEDHLRELIERYRPDVLWGDIGIPSALDRWALWADYYRVVPDGAINDRWMQNPLEQLYSMSIWDGSDEVPPFVHFDFFTPEYRVMDGIRKLKWETCRGIGWSFAYNRQEEENTGHLLSAEELVESLVDVVSKNGNLLLGIGPRSDGTIPETQLEVLRGMGDWLRVNGDAIYGTRPWVRAEGSADGGAVRVRFTQRGDAGSLFAVLLDRPAGRKVTLQGLKAGVSTTVRLLGNDRPLSWRQRGSDLVITLPQGMPEAAAYTLELSPIPATS from the coding sequence ATGCGCAGGAGAACCAGTTGGGTGCTGCTGTTGTTCGTTCCGGCTCTCGTACTGCTGCCCCTTCCGGGCTGTACCTTGGACGATTATGTGTTGGTGAACTCCCACCAGGTGCCGGAGTGGTTCCAGGACGCCAAGTTCGGCGTGCTCGTCCACTACGGGCCTTACAACGTGCCCGGCTGGGCGCCTCTCGAGGAACCCGGCGATTTCTTCCAACCAGATTTCTTCAAGCACCATCCCTACGCGGAGTGGTACTGGAACTCCATGAAGATAGAGGGAAGCCCCACGCAGCAGTACCACCGGGAGACCTACGGGGAGGGTTTTTCCTACTACGATTTCGGCCCTCTTTTTAATGACGATGCGAGGGAGGCGGACCTCGAGGAATGGGCCGACATATTCCAGGATGCCGGGGTCAAGTACGTGGTCCTCACCGGCAAGCACCATGACGGCTACTGCCTGTGGCCCACCGAGCACGAGAACCCCCTGCGGCCCGGCTGGCACTGTGAGCGGGATGTGGTGGGGGACCTCTGCGCGGCGGTGAGGGCCCGAGGCATGAGGATGGGGCTCTATTATTCGCCGGGGTTGGACTGGACCTTCACGGAGGACCGCGCCATAACCGGCGTGCTCGACCTCATGTCCCACATCCCCCAGACCCCGGAGTTCACCCGCTATGTGGAGGATCACCTGCGCGAGCTCATCGAGCGCTACCGCCCCGACGTGCTCTGGGGAGATATCGGCATACCGAGCGCCCTCGACCGCTGGGCCCTGTGGGCGGATTATTACCGTGTCGTGCCCGACGGCGCCATCAACGACAGGTGGATGCAGAACCCCTTGGAGCAGCTCTACAGCATGTCCATCTGGGACGGGTCGGACGAGGTGCCGCCTTTCGTGCACTTCGACTTCTTCACCCCCGAGTACCGGGTCATGGACGGGATCAGAAAGCTCAAGTGGGAGACCTGCAGGGGCATCGGATGGTCTTTCGCCTACAACCGGCAGGAGGAAGAGAACACCGGTCATCTGCTCTCCGCCGAGGAACTGGTGGAATCACTGGTCGACGTGGTGAGCAAGAACGGCAACCTGCTTCTGGGCATAGGCCCCAGGAGCGACGGGACCATCCCTGAGACGCAGCTCGAGGTGCTGCGGGGCATGGGGGACTGGCTGCGCGTCAACGGAGACGCCATATACGGCACCCGTCCCTGGGTGAGGGCGGAGGGAAGCGCGGATGGCGGCGCGGTGAGGGTCCGCTTCACGCAGCGGGGAGATGCTGGCAGCCTCTTCGCGGTACTCCTGGACCGGCCCGCGGGAAGAAAGGTCACTCTGCAGGGACTGAAGGCGGGGGTGAGCACCACGGTGCGCCTGTTGGGGAACGACAGGCCCCTGAGCTGGAGGCAGCGGGGAAGCGACCTTGTCATCACCCTGCCCCAGGGCATGCCCGAGGCAGCGGCCTACACCCTGGAATTGTCGCCCATACCCGCAACCTCATAG
- a CDS encoding transposase has protein sequence MFIREKTVQGRTYLQVVENYREGAKLRQRVIATLGRKEELSASGQIEGVLKSLSRFSDRVRVTEDFREGKLEAKKAVKIGPDLVCARLWSELGCDAAIAKLLSGRKYAFSVERAVYAAVLARLFFPGSDRFAERQARDFRISEAEGISLHHLYRAMAWPGENREGMEEELFFRNRDLFCSLSVVFFCTTSLCFEGRGGEALGQRGYPKDRRPDENRMVVGVVMDGAERPISCPMWPGNTADAATILPVAAALRERFGVSDICIVADRGMVGAQNAKKLTDMGFPYILGAGMRLEKRAMAEALSRAGRYREVSGNLKVKEVAHEGKRYVVCVNPSEAVHDRAAREAIVSDLQEKLKRGASSLIGNSGYRRYLQLGQKPEIDWERVKTEECYDGRWVLTTTADLSAEEVALKYKELWRVERVFREAKDTLATRPIYHKYDSTISGHVFCSFLALLIMHELKRRVDFPCEWRQLKQDLEAVYEIEVADGGKRWLLRSPLEGVAGKVFKAAGVAVPPSARMAQL, from the coding sequence ATGTTTATCCGAGAGAAGACCGTCCAGGGCCGCACCTACCTGCAGGTGGTGGAGAACTACCGCGAGGGGGCCAAATTACGCCAGAGGGTGATCGCCACCCTGGGCAGAAAGGAAGAGCTTTCCGCATCCGGCCAGATAGAGGGGGTATTGAAATCCCTCTCCCGCTTCAGCGACAGAGTCAGGGTGACGGAGGATTTCCGGGAGGGGAAGCTCGAGGCGAAGAAGGCCGTGAAGATAGGCCCCGACCTCGTCTGCGCAAGGCTGTGGTCGGAGCTGGGCTGCGACGCCGCAATAGCCAAGCTGCTTTCCGGGCGCAAGTACGCGTTCTCCGTGGAGCGGGCCGTCTACGCCGCGGTCCTGGCCCGCCTCTTCTTCCCCGGATCGGACAGGTTTGCCGAGAGGCAGGCCAGAGACTTCCGCATCTCCGAGGCGGAGGGAATCTCCCTGCACCACCTCTACCGCGCCATGGCCTGGCCGGGGGAGAACCGGGAGGGCATGGAGGAGGAACTCTTCTTCCGCAACCGCGACCTTTTCTGCTCCCTCTCCGTGGTCTTCTTCTGTACCACCTCCCTCTGCTTCGAGGGCCGGGGCGGAGAGGCCCTGGGGCAGAGGGGATATCCCAAGGACCGGCGGCCGGATGAGAACCGGATGGTGGTGGGGGTGGTCATGGACGGGGCGGAGAGGCCGATATCCTGTCCCATGTGGCCCGGAAACACCGCCGACGCCGCCACTATTCTCCCCGTGGCCGCCGCCTTGCGGGAGCGCTTCGGGGTATCCGATATCTGTATCGTTGCCGACCGCGGCATGGTGGGGGCGCAGAACGCTAAAAAGCTCACCGATATGGGCTTCCCCTACATCCTGGGGGCGGGTATGCGCCTGGAGAAGCGGGCCATGGCCGAGGCCCTCTCCCGGGCGGGAAGGTACAGGGAGGTATCGGGTAACCTCAAGGTGAAAGAGGTCGCCCACGAGGGAAAGAGATACGTGGTGTGCGTGAATCCCTCCGAGGCCGTGCACGACCGCGCCGCCAGGGAGGCCATCGTATCCGACCTCCAGGAAAAGCTGAAGAGGGGAGCGTCATCGCTCATCGGCAACTCCGGCTACCGACGCTATCTCCAGCTGGGGCAAAAGCCGGAGATAGACTGGGAGCGGGTGAAGACGGAGGAGTGCTACGACGGCCGCTGGGTACTCACGACAACAGCAGATCTCTCCGCCGAGGAAGTAGCCCTCAAGTACAAAGAGCTGTGGCGAGTGGAGAGGGTCTTCCGGGAGGCCAAGGACACGCTTGCCACCCGGCCCATCTACCACAAGTACGATTCAACCATCTCCGGCCACGTCTTCTGCTCCTTTCTGGCTCTTCTCATCATGCACGAGCTGAAGAGACGGGTGGACTTCCCCTGCGAGTGGAGGCAACTGAAGCAGGACCTGGAGGCCGTCTACGAGATAGAGGTGGCCGACGGCGGGAAGAGATGGCTGCTGAGAAGCCCCCTCGAGGGAGTAGCTGGCAAGGTCTTCAAGGCCGCGGGCGTGGCCGTACCGCCATCGGCGAGGATGGCGCAACTGTAG